Proteins from one Cicer arietinum cultivar CDC Frontier isolate Library 1 chromosome 3, Cicar.CDCFrontier_v2.0, whole genome shotgun sequence genomic window:
- the LOC101507681 gene encoding glutamate receptor 2.9-like isoform X2 has protein sequence MHIKKAWSRVQRCHCLVPQRSIMSIGGVLDLVSLMGKQQKIAMEIAVQEINNQLSFSKMDLKIKDSHGNSAQVIASVMDLSQSNQVLAIIGTITHNEANLASEFSDTIKNIPILSLTSSAVRPELLSPRLPHFIQVGNDINIHMQCIAAIVGEFKWKKVTIIYELNNGFSSDPGLLLSLSYSLRHVGSEIENHLAFPSLSTLSDPKTTIENELNKLKKKSNRVFLIVHSSLEIASMVCEKAKQIGLMEKGSVWIIPDEVAGFLDAVNSSVILNMQGIVGFKTHFIETSEAFTKFKFKFQRRFALEYPEEDNIHPSIFALQAYDATWAIVDAANKSSQSKFSVEQFSENILSSNFDRLSGKTLSKNGQLLQLPSFNIINVIGKSYREMAFWSPTIGFSKNIVNHKIMEINLNNDSSEVFRTIYWPGDLQLVPKGHNNEEKSLKIAIPSNGAFTQFVNVTYDQSKNETSITGFSISVFEAAVKHLPYDLHYNFVPFSGSYDEMVDQVYNKTWDAAVGDTSIVAYRYHLVDFSQPYVESGLHMVVTEQPAKSKEAWMFLDAFTKEMWLTMAAMHIFVGVVIWLIEREENADLRGFGSILWFLVTVLFYAHREPIRRPLARTVLAPWLIAIFIVTNSFIASLTSITIAQVKPSVLNIQTLKERNSPVGCDGNSFIVKHLTEVLKFKPENIRKINSMSDYPAAFENKDIEAAFFVAPHAKVFLAKYSCMGLIKAGNTFRLGGFGFVFPKGSSLAADISEALLNMIESGETEQLEKNMLNEIENGNKVDCSSLESNKGKSNSSIGLQPFLVLFSICSTFAIIGFLHHMVCLLVKNVETLTSQIVVTLTQLWRIWRWTTKYFSLCCSKLQSKMMRRVSSCTEIRSAEENVTSNSQQSPVMVEFVDIVLAAHA, from the exons aTGCATATTAAGAAAG CATGGTCAAGGGTTCAAAGATGCCACTGCTTAGTTCCCCAAAGGTCTATTATGAGCATAGGCGGTGTGCTTGATTTGGTTTCATTAATGGGAAAACAACAAAAGATAGCAATGGAAATTGCAGTGCAAGAAATCAACAACCAATTGAGTTTCTCCAAGATGGATTTGAAGATTAAAGATTCACATGGGAATTCAGCTCAAGTAATTGCAAGTG TTATGGATCTCTCACAGAGCAACCAAGTGCTAGCCATCATTGGAACTATTACACACAATGAAGCAAATTTGGCAAGTGAATTCAGTGACACCATAAAGAACATTCCTATTTTGTCTCTAACATCATCTGCGGTCAGACCAGAATTATTATCTCCTAGATTGCCACATTTCATCCAAGTAGGTAATGATATTAACATTCACATGCAATGCATTGCAGCAATTGTAGGAGAATTTAAATGGAAAAAGGTGACAATAATATATGAACTTAATAATGGGTTTTCCTCTGATCCAGGATTACTACTTAGCCTCTCTTATTCTCTTAGACATGTTGGTTCTGAGATTGAAAACCACTTAGCTTTTCCTTCCTTATCAACTCTTTCAGACCCAAAAACTACAATTGAAAATGAGCTTAATAAGCTGAAAAAGAAGAGTAATAGGGTTTTCTTGATTGTTCATTCTTCTTTAGAGATTGCCAGCATGGTTTGTGAGAAAGCAAAGCAAATAGGTTTGATGGAAAAAGGTTCTGTGTGGATTATCCCAGATGAGGTTGCAGGCTTTCTTGATGCAGTTAACTCTTCTGTTATCTTGAACATGCAAGGTATTGTAGGATTTAAAACACACTTCATAGAAACGAGTGAGGCTTTTACAAAgtttaaattcaaattccaaAGAAGGTTTGCACTAGAATACCCTGAAGAAGATAACATTCACCCAAGTATCTTTGCACTTCAAGCATATGATGCAACTTGGGCTATTGTTGACGCTGCAAATAAATCATCACAAAGTAAGTTCAGTGTTGAACAATTCTCAGAAAATATTTTGTCAAGTAATTTTGACAGACTAAGTGGAAAGACTTTATCAAAGAATGGGCAATTGCTTCAACTGCCATCCTTCAACATAATTAATGTGATAGGGAAAAGTTATAGAGAAATGGCGTTTTGGTCTCCAACAATTGGTTTTTCCAAGAACATTGTTAACCATAAGATAATggaaataaacttaaataatgaTTCTAGTGAAGTTTTTAGAACAATTTATTGGCCTGGAGACTTGCAATTGGTTCCGAAGGGTCACAATAATGAGGAAAAGTCATTGAAAATAGCTATACCTTCCAATGGTGCCTTTACTCAATTTGTGAATGTGACATATGATCAGAGCAAAAATGAAACTTCCATCACTGGTTTCTCTATCAGTGTCTTTGAAGCAGCTGTCAAACATTTACCTTATGATTTACATTACAATTTTGTTCCCTTCAGTGGCTCCTACGATGAAATGGTTGATCAAGTCTACAATAAG ACATGGGATGCTGCTGTTGGTGATACATCAATAGTTGCATATAGATATCATCTAGTGGACTTCTCACAACCTTATGTTGAATCTGGCCTCCACATGGTGGTTACTGAACAACCAGCAAAATCAAAAGAAGCATGGATGTTTTTGGATGCCTTTACAAAAGAGATGTGGCTGACAATGGCAGCTATGCATATTTTTGTAGGAGTTGTTATTTGGTTGATTGAACGAGAAGAAAATGCAGATCTAAGGGGATTTGGGTCCATTCTTTGGTTTTTAGTCACTGTACTATTTTATGCACATA GAGAACCAATAAGAAGACCATTGGCTCGAACCGTGTTGGCGCCTTGGCTAATTGCTATTTTCATTGTGACAAATAGTTTCATAGCAAGTTTGACATCCATAACTATTGCACAAGTAAAGCCATCTGTGTTAAATATTCAGACCCTTAAAGAAAGAAACTCACCAGTTGGGTGTGATGGAAATTCATTTATTGTGAAGCATTTGACAGAAGTACTAAAATTCAAGCCTGAGAACATTAGGAAAATAAATTCCATGAGTGACTACCCTGCTGCCTTTGAGAACAAGGATATAGAAGCTGCCTTCTTTGTCGCACCTCATGCAAAAGTCTTTCTAGCAAAGTACTCATGTATGGGCCTCATCAAAGCGGGGAACACTTTCAGGCTTGGTGGCTTTGGTTTT GTATTTCCAAAAGGTTCCAGTTTGGCTGCCGACATATCAGAGGCACTGCTGAATATGATAGAGAGTGGAGAAACAGAACAACtagaaaaaaatatgttgaatGAGATTGAGAATGGAAACAAAGTCGATTGCTCTTCTTTAGAGAGCAACAAGGGGAAAAGTAATTCATCAATTGGCCTTCAGCCATTCCTTGTTCTGTTTTCAATATGTTCTACTTTTGCTATTATTGGTTTTTTACATCACATGGTTTGTTTGTTGGTGAAGAATGTAGAGACCTTGACAAGCCAAATAGTTGTAACATTAACACAATTATGGCGAATATGGAGATGGACAACCAAATATTTTTCTCTGTGTTGTTCGAAACTCCAATCAAAGATGATGAGAAGAGTAAGCAGTTGCACAGAAATAAGAAGTGCAGAGGAGAATGTCACTAGTAATAGTCAGCAAAGCCCAGTGATGGTTGAGTTTGTTGATATAGTACTGGCTGCTCATGCTTGA
- the LOC101507681 gene encoding glutamate receptor 2.9-like isoform X1, translated as MNKLNVIQKMGTNSSLQLIVCFYVLHLLAWSRVQRCHCLVPQRSIMSIGGVLDLVSLMGKQQKIAMEIAVQEINNQLSFSKMDLKIKDSHGNSAQVIASVMDLSQSNQVLAIIGTITHNEANLASEFSDTIKNIPILSLTSSAVRPELLSPRLPHFIQVGNDINIHMQCIAAIVGEFKWKKVTIIYELNNGFSSDPGLLLSLSYSLRHVGSEIENHLAFPSLSTLSDPKTTIENELNKLKKKSNRVFLIVHSSLEIASMVCEKAKQIGLMEKGSVWIIPDEVAGFLDAVNSSVILNMQGIVGFKTHFIETSEAFTKFKFKFQRRFALEYPEEDNIHPSIFALQAYDATWAIVDAANKSSQSKFSVEQFSENILSSNFDRLSGKTLSKNGQLLQLPSFNIINVIGKSYREMAFWSPTIGFSKNIVNHKIMEINLNNDSSEVFRTIYWPGDLQLVPKGHNNEEKSLKIAIPSNGAFTQFVNVTYDQSKNETSITGFSISVFEAAVKHLPYDLHYNFVPFSGSYDEMVDQVYNKTWDAAVGDTSIVAYRYHLVDFSQPYVESGLHMVVTEQPAKSKEAWMFLDAFTKEMWLTMAAMHIFVGVVIWLIEREENADLRGFGSILWFLVTVLFYAHREPIRRPLARTVLAPWLIAIFIVTNSFIASLTSITIAQVKPSVLNIQTLKERNSPVGCDGNSFIVKHLTEVLKFKPENIRKINSMSDYPAAFENKDIEAAFFVAPHAKVFLAKYSCMGLIKAGNTFRLGGFGFVFPKGSSLAADISEALLNMIESGETEQLEKNMLNEIENGNKVDCSSLESNKGKSNSSIGLQPFLVLFSICSTFAIIGFLHHMVCLLVKNVETLTSQIVVTLTQLWRIWRWTTKYFSLCCSKLQSKMMRRVSSCTEIRSAEENVTSNSQQSPVMVEFVDIVLAAHA; from the exons ATGAATAAGTTGAATGTTATCCAAAAAATGGGAACGAATTCTTCATTGCAACTCATTGTTTGCTTCTATGTCCTACACTTGTTAGCATGGTCAAGGGTTCAAAGATGCCACTGCTTAGTTCCCCAAAGGTCTATTATGAGCATAGGCGGTGTGCTTGATTTGGTTTCATTAATGGGAAAACAACAAAAGATAGCAATGGAAATTGCAGTGCAAGAAATCAACAACCAATTGAGTTTCTCCAAGATGGATTTGAAGATTAAAGATTCACATGGGAATTCAGCTCAAGTAATTGCAAGTG TTATGGATCTCTCACAGAGCAACCAAGTGCTAGCCATCATTGGAACTATTACACACAATGAAGCAAATTTGGCAAGTGAATTCAGTGACACCATAAAGAACATTCCTATTTTGTCTCTAACATCATCTGCGGTCAGACCAGAATTATTATCTCCTAGATTGCCACATTTCATCCAAGTAGGTAATGATATTAACATTCACATGCAATGCATTGCAGCAATTGTAGGAGAATTTAAATGGAAAAAGGTGACAATAATATATGAACTTAATAATGGGTTTTCCTCTGATCCAGGATTACTACTTAGCCTCTCTTATTCTCTTAGACATGTTGGTTCTGAGATTGAAAACCACTTAGCTTTTCCTTCCTTATCAACTCTTTCAGACCCAAAAACTACAATTGAAAATGAGCTTAATAAGCTGAAAAAGAAGAGTAATAGGGTTTTCTTGATTGTTCATTCTTCTTTAGAGATTGCCAGCATGGTTTGTGAGAAAGCAAAGCAAATAGGTTTGATGGAAAAAGGTTCTGTGTGGATTATCCCAGATGAGGTTGCAGGCTTTCTTGATGCAGTTAACTCTTCTGTTATCTTGAACATGCAAGGTATTGTAGGATTTAAAACACACTTCATAGAAACGAGTGAGGCTTTTACAAAgtttaaattcaaattccaaAGAAGGTTTGCACTAGAATACCCTGAAGAAGATAACATTCACCCAAGTATCTTTGCACTTCAAGCATATGATGCAACTTGGGCTATTGTTGACGCTGCAAATAAATCATCACAAAGTAAGTTCAGTGTTGAACAATTCTCAGAAAATATTTTGTCAAGTAATTTTGACAGACTAAGTGGAAAGACTTTATCAAAGAATGGGCAATTGCTTCAACTGCCATCCTTCAACATAATTAATGTGATAGGGAAAAGTTATAGAGAAATGGCGTTTTGGTCTCCAACAATTGGTTTTTCCAAGAACATTGTTAACCATAAGATAATggaaataaacttaaataatgaTTCTAGTGAAGTTTTTAGAACAATTTATTGGCCTGGAGACTTGCAATTGGTTCCGAAGGGTCACAATAATGAGGAAAAGTCATTGAAAATAGCTATACCTTCCAATGGTGCCTTTACTCAATTTGTGAATGTGACATATGATCAGAGCAAAAATGAAACTTCCATCACTGGTTTCTCTATCAGTGTCTTTGAAGCAGCTGTCAAACATTTACCTTATGATTTACATTACAATTTTGTTCCCTTCAGTGGCTCCTACGATGAAATGGTTGATCAAGTCTACAATAAG ACATGGGATGCTGCTGTTGGTGATACATCAATAGTTGCATATAGATATCATCTAGTGGACTTCTCACAACCTTATGTTGAATCTGGCCTCCACATGGTGGTTACTGAACAACCAGCAAAATCAAAAGAAGCATGGATGTTTTTGGATGCCTTTACAAAAGAGATGTGGCTGACAATGGCAGCTATGCATATTTTTGTAGGAGTTGTTATTTGGTTGATTGAACGAGAAGAAAATGCAGATCTAAGGGGATTTGGGTCCATTCTTTGGTTTTTAGTCACTGTACTATTTTATGCACATA GAGAACCAATAAGAAGACCATTGGCTCGAACCGTGTTGGCGCCTTGGCTAATTGCTATTTTCATTGTGACAAATAGTTTCATAGCAAGTTTGACATCCATAACTATTGCACAAGTAAAGCCATCTGTGTTAAATATTCAGACCCTTAAAGAAAGAAACTCACCAGTTGGGTGTGATGGAAATTCATTTATTGTGAAGCATTTGACAGAAGTACTAAAATTCAAGCCTGAGAACATTAGGAAAATAAATTCCATGAGTGACTACCCTGCTGCCTTTGAGAACAAGGATATAGAAGCTGCCTTCTTTGTCGCACCTCATGCAAAAGTCTTTCTAGCAAAGTACTCATGTATGGGCCTCATCAAAGCGGGGAACACTTTCAGGCTTGGTGGCTTTGGTTTT GTATTTCCAAAAGGTTCCAGTTTGGCTGCCGACATATCAGAGGCACTGCTGAATATGATAGAGAGTGGAGAAACAGAACAACtagaaaaaaatatgttgaatGAGATTGAGAATGGAAACAAAGTCGATTGCTCTTCTTTAGAGAGCAACAAGGGGAAAAGTAATTCATCAATTGGCCTTCAGCCATTCCTTGTTCTGTTTTCAATATGTTCTACTTTTGCTATTATTGGTTTTTTACATCACATGGTTTGTTTGTTGGTGAAGAATGTAGAGACCTTGACAAGCCAAATAGTTGTAACATTAACACAATTATGGCGAATATGGAGATGGACAACCAAATATTTTTCTCTGTGTTGTTCGAAACTCCAATCAAAGATGATGAGAAGAGTAAGCAGTTGCACAGAAATAAGAAGTGCAGAGGAGAATGTCACTAGTAATAGTCAGCAAAGCCCAGTGATGGTTGAGTTTGTTGATATAGTACTGGCTGCTCATGCTTGA
- the LOC101507681 gene encoding glutamate receptor 2.9-like isoform X3, with the protein MNKLNVIQKMGTNSSLQLIVCFYVLHLLAWSRVQRCHCLVPQRSIMSIGGVLDLVSLMGKQQKIAMEIAVQEINNQLSFSKMDLKIKDSHGNSAQVIASVMDLSQSNQVLAIIGTITHNEANLASEFSDTIKNIPILSLTSSAVRPELLSPRLPHFIQVGLLLSLSYSLRHVGSEIENHLAFPSLSTLSDPKTTIENELNKLKKKSNRVFLIVHSSLEIASMVCEKAKQIGLMEKGSVWIIPDEVAGFLDAVNSSVILNMQGIVGFKTHFIETSEAFTKFKFKFQRRFALEYPEEDNIHPSIFALQAYDATWAIVDAANKSSQSKFSVEQFSENILSSNFDRLSGKTLSKNGQLLQLPSFNIINVIGKSYREMAFWSPTIGFSKNIVNHKIMEINLNNDSSEVFRTIYWPGDLQLVPKGHNNEEKSLKIAIPSNGAFTQFVNVTYDQSKNETSITGFSISVFEAAVKHLPYDLHYNFVPFSGSYDEMVDQVYNKTWDAAVGDTSIVAYRYHLVDFSQPYVESGLHMVVTEQPAKSKEAWMFLDAFTKEMWLTMAAMHIFVGVVIWLIEREENADLRGFGSILWFLVTVLFYAHREPIRRPLARTVLAPWLIAIFIVTNSFIASLTSITIAQVKPSVLNIQTLKERNSPVGCDGNSFIVKHLTEVLKFKPENIRKINSMSDYPAAFENKDIEAAFFVAPHAKVFLAKYSCMGLIKAGNTFRLGGFGFVFPKGSSLAADISEALLNMIESGETEQLEKNMLNEIENGNKVDCSSLESNKGKSNSSIGLQPFLVLFSICSTFAIIGFLHHMVCLLVKNVETLTSQIVVTLTQLWRIWRWTTKYFSLCCSKLQSKMMRRVSSCTEIRSAEENVTSNSQQSPVMVEFVDIVLAAHA; encoded by the exons ATGAATAAGTTGAATGTTATCCAAAAAATGGGAACGAATTCTTCATTGCAACTCATTGTTTGCTTCTATGTCCTACACTTGTTAGCATGGTCAAGGGTTCAAAGATGCCACTGCTTAGTTCCCCAAAGGTCTATTATGAGCATAGGCGGTGTGCTTGATTTGGTTTCATTAATGGGAAAACAACAAAAGATAGCAATGGAAATTGCAGTGCAAGAAATCAACAACCAATTGAGTTTCTCCAAGATGGATTTGAAGATTAAAGATTCACATGGGAATTCAGCTCAAGTAATTGCAAGTG TTATGGATCTCTCACAGAGCAACCAAGTGCTAGCCATCATTGGAACTATTACACACAATGAAGCAAATTTGGCAAGTGAATTCAGTGACACCATAAAGAACATTCCTATTTTGTCTCTAACATCATCTGCGGTCAGACCAGAATTATTATCTCCTAGATTGCCACATTTCATCCAAGTAG GATTACTACTTAGCCTCTCTTATTCTCTTAGACATGTTGGTTCTGAGATTGAAAACCACTTAGCTTTTCCTTCCTTATCAACTCTTTCAGACCCAAAAACTACAATTGAAAATGAGCTTAATAAGCTGAAAAAGAAGAGTAATAGGGTTTTCTTGATTGTTCATTCTTCTTTAGAGATTGCCAGCATGGTTTGTGAGAAAGCAAAGCAAATAGGTTTGATGGAAAAAGGTTCTGTGTGGATTATCCCAGATGAGGTTGCAGGCTTTCTTGATGCAGTTAACTCTTCTGTTATCTTGAACATGCAAGGTATTGTAGGATTTAAAACACACTTCATAGAAACGAGTGAGGCTTTTACAAAgtttaaattcaaattccaaAGAAGGTTTGCACTAGAATACCCTGAAGAAGATAACATTCACCCAAGTATCTTTGCACTTCAAGCATATGATGCAACTTGGGCTATTGTTGACGCTGCAAATAAATCATCACAAAGTAAGTTCAGTGTTGAACAATTCTCAGAAAATATTTTGTCAAGTAATTTTGACAGACTAAGTGGAAAGACTTTATCAAAGAATGGGCAATTGCTTCAACTGCCATCCTTCAACATAATTAATGTGATAGGGAAAAGTTATAGAGAAATGGCGTTTTGGTCTCCAACAATTGGTTTTTCCAAGAACATTGTTAACCATAAGATAATggaaataaacttaaataatgaTTCTAGTGAAGTTTTTAGAACAATTTATTGGCCTGGAGACTTGCAATTGGTTCCGAAGGGTCACAATAATGAGGAAAAGTCATTGAAAATAGCTATACCTTCCAATGGTGCCTTTACTCAATTTGTGAATGTGACATATGATCAGAGCAAAAATGAAACTTCCATCACTGGTTTCTCTATCAGTGTCTTTGAAGCAGCTGTCAAACATTTACCTTATGATTTACATTACAATTTTGTTCCCTTCAGTGGCTCCTACGATGAAATGGTTGATCAAGTCTACAATAAG ACATGGGATGCTGCTGTTGGTGATACATCAATAGTTGCATATAGATATCATCTAGTGGACTTCTCACAACCTTATGTTGAATCTGGCCTCCACATGGTGGTTACTGAACAACCAGCAAAATCAAAAGAAGCATGGATGTTTTTGGATGCCTTTACAAAAGAGATGTGGCTGACAATGGCAGCTATGCATATTTTTGTAGGAGTTGTTATTTGGTTGATTGAACGAGAAGAAAATGCAGATCTAAGGGGATTTGGGTCCATTCTTTGGTTTTTAGTCACTGTACTATTTTATGCACATA GAGAACCAATAAGAAGACCATTGGCTCGAACCGTGTTGGCGCCTTGGCTAATTGCTATTTTCATTGTGACAAATAGTTTCATAGCAAGTTTGACATCCATAACTATTGCACAAGTAAAGCCATCTGTGTTAAATATTCAGACCCTTAAAGAAAGAAACTCACCAGTTGGGTGTGATGGAAATTCATTTATTGTGAAGCATTTGACAGAAGTACTAAAATTCAAGCCTGAGAACATTAGGAAAATAAATTCCATGAGTGACTACCCTGCTGCCTTTGAGAACAAGGATATAGAAGCTGCCTTCTTTGTCGCACCTCATGCAAAAGTCTTTCTAGCAAAGTACTCATGTATGGGCCTCATCAAAGCGGGGAACACTTTCAGGCTTGGTGGCTTTGGTTTT GTATTTCCAAAAGGTTCCAGTTTGGCTGCCGACATATCAGAGGCACTGCTGAATATGATAGAGAGTGGAGAAACAGAACAACtagaaaaaaatatgttgaatGAGATTGAGAATGGAAACAAAGTCGATTGCTCTTCTTTAGAGAGCAACAAGGGGAAAAGTAATTCATCAATTGGCCTTCAGCCATTCCTTGTTCTGTTTTCAATATGTTCTACTTTTGCTATTATTGGTTTTTTACATCACATGGTTTGTTTGTTGGTGAAGAATGTAGAGACCTTGACAAGCCAAATAGTTGTAACATTAACACAATTATGGCGAATATGGAGATGGACAACCAAATATTTTTCTCTGTGTTGTTCGAAACTCCAATCAAAGATGATGAGAAGAGTAAGCAGTTGCACAGAAATAAGAAGTGCAGAGGAGAATGTCACTAGTAATAGTCAGCAAAGCCCAGTGATGGTTGAGTTTGTTGATATAGTACTGGCTGCTCATGCTTGA
- the LOC101507681 gene encoding glutamate receptor 2.9-like isoform X4 has translation MNKLNVIQKMGTNSSLQLIVCFYVLHLLAWSRVQRCHCLVPQRSIMSIGGVLDLVSLMGKQQKIAMEIAVQEINNQLSFSKMDLKIKDSHGNSAQVIASVMDLSQSNQVLAIIGTITHNEANLASEFSDTIKNIPILSLTSSAVRPELLSPRLPHFIQVGNDINIHMQCIAAIVGEFKWKKVTIIYELNNGFSSDPGLLLSLSYSLRHVGSEIENHLAFPSLSTLSDPKTTIENELNKLKKKSNRVFLIVHSSLEIASMVCEKAKQIGLMEKGSVWIIPDEVAGFLDAVNSSVILNMQGIVGFKTHFIETSEAFTKFKFKFQRRFALEYPEEDNIHPSIFALQAYDATWAIVDAANKSSQSKFSVEQFSENILSSNFDRLSGKTLSKNGQLLQLPSFNIINVIGKSYREMAFWSPTIGFSKNIVNHKIMEINLNNDSSEVFRTIYWPGDLQLVPKGHNNEEKSLKIAIPSNGAFTQFVNVTYDQSKNETSITGFSISVFEAAVKHLPYDLHYNFVPFSGSYDEMVDQVYNKTWDAAVGDTSIVAYRYHLVDFSQPYVESGLHMVVTEQPAKSKEAWMFLDAFTKEMWLTMAAMHIFVGVVIWLIEREENADLRGFGSILWFLVTVLFYAHREPIRRPLARTVLAPWLIAIFIVTNSFIASLTSITIAQVKPSVLNIQTLKERNSPVGCDGNSFIVKHLTEVLKFKPENIRKINSMSDYPAAFENKDIEAAFFVAPHAKVFLAKYSCMGLIKAGNTFRLGGFGFVFPKGSSLAADISEALLNMIESGETEQLEKNMLNEIENGNKVDCSSLESNKGKKCRDLDKPNSCNINTIMANMEMDNQIFFSVLFETPIKDDEKSKQLHRNKKCRGECH, from the exons ATGAATAAGTTGAATGTTATCCAAAAAATGGGAACGAATTCTTCATTGCAACTCATTGTTTGCTTCTATGTCCTACACTTGTTAGCATGGTCAAGGGTTCAAAGATGCCACTGCTTAGTTCCCCAAAGGTCTATTATGAGCATAGGCGGTGTGCTTGATTTGGTTTCATTAATGGGAAAACAACAAAAGATAGCAATGGAAATTGCAGTGCAAGAAATCAACAACCAATTGAGTTTCTCCAAGATGGATTTGAAGATTAAAGATTCACATGGGAATTCAGCTCAAGTAATTGCAAGTG TTATGGATCTCTCACAGAGCAACCAAGTGCTAGCCATCATTGGAACTATTACACACAATGAAGCAAATTTGGCAAGTGAATTCAGTGACACCATAAAGAACATTCCTATTTTGTCTCTAACATCATCTGCGGTCAGACCAGAATTATTATCTCCTAGATTGCCACATTTCATCCAAGTAGGTAATGATATTAACATTCACATGCAATGCATTGCAGCAATTGTAGGAGAATTTAAATGGAAAAAGGTGACAATAATATATGAACTTAATAATGGGTTTTCCTCTGATCCAGGATTACTACTTAGCCTCTCTTATTCTCTTAGACATGTTGGTTCTGAGATTGAAAACCACTTAGCTTTTCCTTCCTTATCAACTCTTTCAGACCCAAAAACTACAATTGAAAATGAGCTTAATAAGCTGAAAAAGAAGAGTAATAGGGTTTTCTTGATTGTTCATTCTTCTTTAGAGATTGCCAGCATGGTTTGTGAGAAAGCAAAGCAAATAGGTTTGATGGAAAAAGGTTCTGTGTGGATTATCCCAGATGAGGTTGCAGGCTTTCTTGATGCAGTTAACTCTTCTGTTATCTTGAACATGCAAGGTATTGTAGGATTTAAAACACACTTCATAGAAACGAGTGAGGCTTTTACAAAgtttaaattcaaattccaaAGAAGGTTTGCACTAGAATACCCTGAAGAAGATAACATTCACCCAAGTATCTTTGCACTTCAAGCATATGATGCAACTTGGGCTATTGTTGACGCTGCAAATAAATCATCACAAAGTAAGTTCAGTGTTGAACAATTCTCAGAAAATATTTTGTCAAGTAATTTTGACAGACTAAGTGGAAAGACTTTATCAAAGAATGGGCAATTGCTTCAACTGCCATCCTTCAACATAATTAATGTGATAGGGAAAAGTTATAGAGAAATGGCGTTTTGGTCTCCAACAATTGGTTTTTCCAAGAACATTGTTAACCATAAGATAATggaaataaacttaaataatgaTTCTAGTGAAGTTTTTAGAACAATTTATTGGCCTGGAGACTTGCAATTGGTTCCGAAGGGTCACAATAATGAGGAAAAGTCATTGAAAATAGCTATACCTTCCAATGGTGCCTTTACTCAATTTGTGAATGTGACATATGATCAGAGCAAAAATGAAACTTCCATCACTGGTTTCTCTATCAGTGTCTTTGAAGCAGCTGTCAAACATTTACCTTATGATTTACATTACAATTTTGTTCCCTTCAGTGGCTCCTACGATGAAATGGTTGATCAAGTCTACAATAAG ACATGGGATGCTGCTGTTGGTGATACATCAATAGTTGCATATAGATATCATCTAGTGGACTTCTCACAACCTTATGTTGAATCTGGCCTCCACATGGTGGTTACTGAACAACCAGCAAAATCAAAAGAAGCATGGATGTTTTTGGATGCCTTTACAAAAGAGATGTGGCTGACAATGGCAGCTATGCATATTTTTGTAGGAGTTGTTATTTGGTTGATTGAACGAGAAGAAAATGCAGATCTAAGGGGATTTGGGTCCATTCTTTGGTTTTTAGTCACTGTACTATTTTATGCACATA GAGAACCAATAAGAAGACCATTGGCTCGAACCGTGTTGGCGCCTTGGCTAATTGCTATTTTCATTGTGACAAATAGTTTCATAGCAAGTTTGACATCCATAACTATTGCACAAGTAAAGCCATCTGTGTTAAATATTCAGACCCTTAAAGAAAGAAACTCACCAGTTGGGTGTGATGGAAATTCATTTATTGTGAAGCATTTGACAGAAGTACTAAAATTCAAGCCTGAGAACATTAGGAAAATAAATTCCATGAGTGACTACCCTGCTGCCTTTGAGAACAAGGATATAGAAGCTGCCTTCTTTGTCGCACCTCATGCAAAAGTCTTTCTAGCAAAGTACTCATGTATGGGCCTCATCAAAGCGGGGAACACTTTCAGGCTTGGTGGCTTTGGTTTT GTATTTCCAAAAGGTTCCAGTTTGGCTGCCGACATATCAGAGGCACTGCTGAATATGATAGAGAGTGGAGAAACAGAACAACtagaaaaaaatatgttgaatGAGATTGAGAATGGAAACAAAGTCGATTGCTCTTCTTTAGAGAGCAACAAGGGGAAAA AATGTAGAGACCTTGACAAGCCAAATAGTTGTAACATTAACACAATTATGGCGAATATGGAGATGGACAACCAAATATTTTTCTCTGTGTTGTTCGAAACTCCAATCAAAGATGATGAGAAGAGTAAGCAGTTGCACAGAAATAAGAAGTGCAGAGGAGAATGTCACTAG